The Mugil cephalus isolate CIBA_MC_2020 chromosome 11, CIBA_Mcephalus_1.1, whole genome shotgun sequence genome includes a window with the following:
- the kif13a gene encoding kinesin-like protein KIF13A isoform X1, with amino-acid sequence MSDTKVKVAVRVRPMNRREIELNTKCVLDMEDNQTVLHPPPSNAKGESSRKQPKVFAFDHCFWSMDESNVPKYAGQEVVFKCLGEGILENAFQGYNACIFAYGQTGSGKSFSMMGNGEQPGLIPRLCCSLFERVRREENEAHSFKVEVSYMEIYNEKVRDLLDPKGGRQSLKVREHKVLGPYVDGLSQLAVTNFEDIEVLMSEGNKSRTVAATNMNEESSRSHAVFSIIVTQTLYDLQSGNSGEKVSKLSLVDLAGSERVSKTGAAGERLKEGSNINKSLTTLGCVISALADQSAGKGKAKFVPYRDSVLTWLLKDNLGGNSKTAMIATVSPAADNYEETLSTLRYADRAKRIVNHAVVNEDPNARIIRELREEVEKLKVQLSQAESMKAPELKEKLQESEKLIQEMTVTWEEKLRKTEEIATERQKQLESMGISLETSGIKVGEDKCFLVNLNADPALNELLVYYLKEHTRVGADTSQDIQLFGIGIQPEHCVLELCPDGDVTLMPIGNARTCVNGTMIDSLVHLWHGDRILWGNNHFFRINLPKRKRRDRLKELERASPRESFVEADVETASEASSEQDYSYEFAQMEVMMKTLGSNDPMQNVVQVLEKQYLEEKRTALEEQRMMYERELESLRQQLSPEKTAQHHRSSSDRLPFATHTPHGKLRLWTEERDELFRQSLSRLREQVVKANTLVREANFLAEEMNKLTDYQVTLQIPAANLSANRKRGAIVSEPAIQVRRKGKGTQVWTIEKLENKLVDMRDHYRDWKEGTEETCNKANSKHCDPFYEAQENHNLIGVANIFLECLFHDVKLQYAVPIISQQGEVAGRLHVELMRVSGPVPERLSGGDDSSENSSESSFYEVMDTNGEIVHMAKRLTCRVRIREATGLPLNLSNFVFCQYTFWEHGEPAVAPPMVSPDRPSPRSPDAQFTVQFDHCKDYVVHVTDEFLEFISDGALAIEVWGHRCAGNGRSLWELDALEAKTQTLRDRWSEVSRRIELWISIQELNEQGEYSSVELHPGRDISTGGVFQLRQGHSRRLQVYVKPVQNSGTLPLLVEALLSVSIGCVSVRSTKLQRPLDSYQRETEDDMDSYQEEDLNCVRERWSDALIKRREYLDEQIKKIINKHEKSEEDIEREARLVEQWVGLTEERNAVLVPAPGSGIPGAPADWTPPAGMEAHIPVLFLDLNADNLTVNEQLTGPHAAGVNSILPKEHGSQFFYLPIIRHSDEEVSAVCSWDSSIHDSVHLNRVTSPNERIYLIIKATVQLSHPASMELVLRKRIAVNIYNKQSFTQSLKRRMSLKNTLYSCGVSYEIVSNIPKASEEPEERETLALMAARGDSEETQDGETYIEKYTRGVLEVENILSLERLRQAVTVKEALAVKGRHLRRSISTPNVQHYSCSKTDLTGCEDEDCKDHCDHVDTNTNCSPLDGQLCTTPIKNKENSALVPESPTFFGSSPFKVLSPQPPKFLQSLLPVREENKAKKALEARPLLGLEQSMRSCVDSPALLPSPCPWHRPRAGSEGHCKPSTSTSTSTSTSTSTPTSTPTSRQLSHTLPHTAQDSEDEETDVGSTLNLDRGLQNQSSLQPYVPEDFANFEIYNATLDNQEGFRSKGSRCGGGSGEREVSRSPTASSCTSGYFSHSASNATLSDMPFSASESSDHLSCASRDSHDALGCPAGRGCAQTKCLSAGGDAQQPPLSAGAVQDLPIRSSSSPVSIPNCTDKRQSFTQSDKCVLSTSQEFTDFKGADDTIGEVDIEPFTEGWEHEHSEISTNGKATDNVETRDADNQFVSEVPGTLKTSNPESATCKCPDNEDPVSVTESSPNTTIVCTSVSSQAPPPSPAVIISPAPVPPPASLAPVTPLSTASSSAPAPRAGGEPPIQEPAQGDLPHGSPCPSPNPSSAEPSGDSSGDESTPVAQLPDWMAPGEQVWVGKRRGTVHYVGGVEFAKGIWIGVKLDMAVGKHNGTVQGRVYFRCPPGHGVFVKPSRLTRGPPSMDTEPQTVIR; translated from the exons CAGGAAACAACCCAAG GTGTTCGCTTTTGACCACTGTTTCTGGTCCATGGATGAGTCCAACGTTCCTAAATATGCCG GTCAAGAGGTTGTGTTCAAGTGCCTTGGAGAGGGAATACTTGAAAATGCATTCCAGGGATACAATGCCTGCATATTTGCCTATGGACAAACAG GCTCAGGAAAGTCCTTCTCCATGATGGGCAATGGAGAGCAGCCAGGTTTAATCCCTCGACTTTGCTGCTCGCTGTTTGAAAGGGTCCGCAGAGAGGAGAACGAGGCCCACTCCTTTAAGGTGGAAGTGTCCTACATGGAGATCTACAATGAGAAGGTCCGCGACCTGCTAGATCCCAAAGG gGGCCGACAGTCCCTGAAAGTTCGGGAACACAAAGTCCTGGGTCCATATGTGGACGGTCTGTCTCAGCTGGCTGTGACCAACTTTGAG GACATTGAAGTGTTGATGTCTGAGGGGAACAAATCTCGCACGGTCGCAGCCACCAACATGAACGAGGAGAGCAGCCGATCTCATGCCGTCTTCAGCATCATTGTCACACAGACGCTCTACGATCTGCAGTCTGGA AATTCAGGGGAGAAGGTGAGCAAGTTGAGTCTGGTCGACCTGGCGGGAAGCGAGCGAGTGTCCAAGACTGGAGCTGCAGGGGAGAGACTCAAAGAAGGCAGTAATATCAAcaa GTCTCTCACCACATTAGGCTGTGTGATCTCTGCCCTAGCTGATCAGTCTGCAGGGAAGGGGAAGGCCAAGTTTGTGCCTTACAGAGACTCGGTCCTCACATGGCTACTGAAG GACAACCTTGGCGGGAACAGCAAGACTGCCATGATAGCCACAGTGAGTCCCGCCGCCGATAACTACGAAGAGACGTTGTCCACGCTGCGTTATGCCGACAGGGCCAAGAGGATCGTCAACCACGCTGTGGTGAACGAGGACCCCAATGCTCGGATCATCAGAGAGCTCAGGGAAGAGGTGGAGAAGCTCAAAGTTCAGCTCTCTCAGGCCGAG TCCATGAAGGCTCCTGAGCtgaaggagaagctgcaggaatCGGAGAAGCTAATTCAGGAGATGACTGTCACCTGGGAGGAGAAGCTGAGAAAGACGGAGGAGATCGCTACT GAGCgtcagaagcagctggaaagcATGGGTATCTCTTTGGAAACATCTGGGATTAAAGTGGGTGAAGACAAGTGTTTCCTGGTCAATCTGAACGCAGATCCTGCCCTGAACGAGCTGCTGGTCTACTACCTGAAG GAGCACACACGTGTGGGCGCAGACACGTCTCAGGATATTCAGCTCTTTGGGATCGGGATCCAGCCGGAACACTGCGTCCTGGAGCTTTGCCCAGATGGTGATGTCACCCTGATGCCCATAGGGAATGCCAG GACATGTGTGAATGGTACAATGATCGATTCATTAGTACACCTGTGGCACGGAGACCGTATCTTATGGGGGAACAATCACTTCTTCAG GATCAATCTGCCCAAACGAAAGCGGCGGGACCGCttgaaggagctggagagggcCTCTCCCAGAGAGAGCTTCGTGGAGGCAGACGTGGAGACGGCCAGCGAGGCCTCTTCTGAGCAGGACTATAGCTACGAGTTTGCCCAGATGGAGGTCATGATGAAGACTCTCGGAAGCAATG ACCCCATGCAGAATGTGGTCCAGGTGCTGGAGAAGCAGTACCTGGAGGAGAAGCGCACGGCTCTGGAGGAACAGAGGATGATGTATGAACGAGAGCTGGAGTCTCTGCGGCAGCAGCTGTCTCCTGAAAAGACGGCGCAGCACCACCGCAGCAGCAGCGACCGCCTTCCGTTCGCGACGCACACACCGCACGGCAAGCTGCGACTCTGGACCGAGGAGCG ggaTGAGCTTTTTCGTCAGAGCCTTTCCCGGCTCAGGGAGCAGGTTGTCAAAGCCAACACTTTGGTGCGAGAAGCAAACTTTTTGGCCGAGGAGATGAACAAACTCACCGACTACCAGGTCACTCTTCAAATTCCTGCAGCCAACCTCAGCGCCAACCGCAAG CGTGGAGCAATAGTGAGCGAACCGGCCATACAGGTGCGGAGGAAAGGGAAGGGAACCCAGGTGTGGACCATCGAGAAGCTGGAGAACAAGCTTGTGGACATGAGAGACCACTACAGAGACTGGAAAGAAGGCACAGAGGAGACG TGTAACAAAGCCAACAGTAAACACTGCGATCCGTTCTACGAGGCCCAAGAGAACCACAACCTGATAGGAGTGGCCAACATTTTTCTAGAGTGCCTTTTCCATGACGTCAAACTGCAGTATGCTGTCCCCATCATCAGCCAGCAGGGAGAG gtagCAGGCAGGTTGCACGTAGAGCTGATGCGAGTTAGTGGACCTGTACCGGAGCGCCTGTCTGGGGGAGACGACTCATCGGAGAACTCCAGCGAGAGTAGCTTTTACGAGGTCATGGACACCAACGGAGAGATCGTCCACATGGCAAAGAGGCTCACCTGCAGG GTGAGGATCAGGGAGGCCACGGGGCTGCCGCTCAACTTGTCCAACTTCGTCTTCTGTCAGTACACCTTCTGGGAGCATGGGGAGCCCGCCGTGGCTCCTCCCATGGTCAGCCCAGACAGACCTTCGCCCCGAAGCCCAGACGCTCAGTTCACTGTCCAGTTCGATCACTGCAAG GACTACGTTGTGCACGTAACCGATGAGTTTTTAGAGTTTATATCGGATGGGGCGTTGGCGATAGAGGTGTGGGGTCACCGCTGTGCTGGAAACGGACGCTCGCTTTGGGAGTTAGATGCACTGGAGGCCAAGACCCAGACGCTTCGAGACAG GTGGAGCGAGGTGTCCCGCAGGATCGAGCTGTGGATCTCCATACAGGAGCTGAACGAGCAGGGAGAGTACTCATCCGTGGAGCTGCACCCCGGAAGAGACATCAGCACAGGAGGAGTCTTCCAGCTGCGACAG GGTCACTCCAGGAGGCTGCAGGTGTACGTGAAGCCGGTCCAGAACTCAGGCACTCTCCCTCTGCTGGTGGAGGCtctgctgtctgtctctatCGGCTGCGTGTCCGTTCGCTCCACCAAACTGCAGAGACCACTCGACAGCTACCAG AGAGAGACGGAAGACGATATGGATAGTTACCAG GAAGAGGATCTCAACTGTGTTAGAGAGCGCTGGTCGGATGCGCTGATCAAACGCCGGGAGTATCTTGATGAACAAATCAAGAAAATCATCAACAAGCATG AAAAATCAGAGGAGGACATTGAGCGTGAAGCTCGGCTGGTGGAGCAATGGGTTGGCCTGACCGAAGAGAGGAATGCAGTGCTGGTACCTGCACCTGGCAGTGGCATCCCGGGAGCTCCTGCagactg GACTCCACCTGCAGGGATGGAAGCTCACATTCCTGTACTCTTCCTGGATTTAAACG CGGATAATCTGACAGTGAATGAGCAGCTGACCGGCCCACATGCCGCAGGCGTTAACTCCATCCTGCCCAAAGAACACGGCAGCCAGTTCTTCTATCTGCCCATCATCAGGCACAGCGATGAGGAG GTGTCCGCAGTGTGCTCGTGGGACTCGTCCATCCATGACTCTGTGCACCTCAACCGGGTCACATCGCCCAATGAACGCATCTACCTGATCATCAAAGCCACGGTGCAGCTCAGCCACCCTGCCTCCATGGAGCTGGTGCTCCGCAAGAGGATTGCTGTCAACATCTACAACAAACAG AGTTTTACTCAGAGTCTCAAGAGAAGAATGTCCCTCAAGAACACTCTTTACTCCTGTGGTGTGAGTTACGAGATAGTCTCCAACATACCAAAG GCCTCGGAGGAGCCGGAGGAGAGGGAAACCTTGGCCCTCATGGCGGCTCGCGGGGACAGCGAGGAGACTCAGGACGGAGAAACCTACATAGAGAAATACACACGAGGAGTTCTGGAAGTGGAGAACATCCTGAGTCTGGAGAGGCTACGACAG GCTGTGACGGTAAAGGAAGCTCTGGCTGTTAAGGGGAGACACTTGCGGAGGAGTATCAGCACACCAAATGTACAGCAT TATTCATGTAGTAAAACAGACCTGACTGGTTGTGAGGATGAAGACTGTAAG GACCACTGTGATCACGTAGACACCAACACTAACTGCAGTCCTCTGGATGGCCAACTTTGCACCACACCAATAAAAAACAAGGAGAACTCAG CCTTGGTTCCAGAGAGTCCCACCTTTTTCGGCTCCAGCCCCTTCAAAGTCCTCTCCCCTCAGCCGCCTAAATTCCTCCAGTCCCTGCTTCCTGTCAGAGAGGAGAACAAGGCGAAGAAAGCCCTGGAGGCCCGGCCGCTACTCGGACTAGAG CAGAGCATGCGCTCATGCGTGGACAGCCCTGCACTGCTCCCCTCTCCCTGCCCCTGGCACAGACCCAGGGCAGGCAGCGAGGGCCACTGCAAgccttccacctccacctccacctccacctctaccTCCActtccacccccacctccactcCCACCAGCAGACAGCTCAGCCACACACTGCCACACACTGCT CAGGACTCTGAGGACGAGGAGACGGACGTGGGCTCGACTCTAAATCTCGATCGCGGCCTTCAGAACCAAAGCAGCTTGCAGCCTTACGTCCCGGAGGACTTTGCAAACTTCGAGATCTACAACGCCACTCTGGACAACCAGGAGGGCTTTCGCTCCAAGGGAAGCCGGTGCGGAGGCGGGAGCGGAGAGCGAGAGGTGTCCCGGAGCCCCACCGCTAGCAGCTGCACTAGCGGCTACTTTTCACACAGTGCCTCCAACGCCACGCTGTCCGACATGCCTTTCAGTGCCAGTGAGAGCTCTGACCACCTCAGCTGCGCCTCCAGAGACTCCCACGATGCTCTCGGGTGTCCTGCCGGAAGAGGCTGCGCCCAAACCAAGTGTCTCTCTGCGGGTGGTGACGCCCAGCAGCCCCCTCTGTCAGCCGGCGCCGTTCAGGACCTGCCTATCCGTTCATCCTCCTCGCCTGTCAGTATTCCCAATTGCACAGATAAGCGGCAGTCGTTCACTCAGTCGGACAAATGTGTCCTTAGCACCAGCCAGGAGTTTACTGACTTTAAAGGGGCTGATGACACTATTGGAGAGGTTGACATAGAACCTTTTACCGAAGGATGGGAGCATGAACACTCAGAGATTTCTACAAACGGGAAGGCAACAGATAACGTTGAAACACGTGACGCTGACAATCAGTTCGTCTCTGAAGTCCCCGGTACTCTAAAGACATCTAATCCTGAAAGTGCAACGTGCAAATGTCCTGATAATGAAGACCCTGTTAGTGTAACCGAATCCTCCCCTAACACCACTATAGTTTGCACTTCAGTCTCCAGCCAAGCCCCGCCTCCATCCCCGGCCGTAATTATTTCCCCTGCACCAGTTCCGCCTCCAGCATCACTAGCCCCGGTCACACCCTTATCCACGGCCTCGTCCTCTGCTCCAGCTCCACGGGCCGGAGGAGAACCTCCGATCCAGGAGCCAGCCCAGGGAGATCTGCCCCATGGCAGTCCGTGTCCCAGTCCCAACCCCAGCAGCGCAGAGCCCTCCGGAGACTCAAGTGGGGATGAGAGCACCCCCGTAGCTCAGCTTCCTGACTGGATGGCGCCTGGGGAGCAGGTGTGGgtgggaaagaggagaggaaccGTTCACTATGTGGGAGGGGTGGAGTTCGCTAAGGGGATCTGGATCGGTGTGAAGCTGGACATGGCAGTCG GTAAACACAACGGGACCGTCCAGGGCAGAGTGTACTTCCGCTGCCCCCCAGGCCACGGCGTCTTTGTGAAGCCGTCTCGTCTCACCAGAGGTCCACCCTCCATGGACACAGAACCCCAGACTGTGATCAGATAG